The following coding sequences lie in one Isoptericola variabilis 225 genomic window:
- a CDS encoding ABC transporter permease: protein MTLTWTTAARVLAQLRFDHRTVALILVLPCLLLGLVAWMFDGTPVLDQFGPVLVGLFPLVVMFLVTSVATLRERQSGTLERLMTTPLGKGDFVGGYALAFATLALVQALVVVGFATLVRMDVAGPMWLVIVVALLDAVLGSCLGLAASALARSEFQAVQMMPAIIFPQLITCGLLMPRGQMPQVLEWLSRAFPLTYAVEAMQDLAAGGEWVDVRGAVGVIVAFIVGAVVLGVATLRRRTP, encoded by the coding sequence ATGACGCTCACGTGGACCACCGCGGCCCGGGTGCTCGCCCAGCTGCGCTTCGACCACCGCACGGTCGCTCTCATCCTCGTGCTCCCGTGCCTGCTGCTCGGGCTCGTCGCGTGGATGTTCGACGGCACGCCGGTGCTCGACCAGTTCGGCCCCGTGCTCGTCGGGCTCTTCCCGCTCGTCGTGATGTTCCTCGTGACGAGCGTCGCCACGCTGCGCGAGCGGCAGTCCGGCACCCTCGAGCGGCTCATGACGACGCCGCTGGGCAAGGGCGACTTCGTCGGTGGCTACGCCCTTGCCTTCGCTACGCTCGCGCTCGTCCAGGCGCTCGTGGTCGTCGGGTTCGCGACGCTCGTCCGCATGGACGTCGCGGGGCCCATGTGGCTCGTGATCGTCGTCGCGCTGCTCGACGCCGTGCTCGGCTCCTGCCTGGGGCTGGCGGCGTCCGCGCTCGCGCGCAGCGAGTTCCAGGCCGTGCAGATGATGCCGGCGATCATCTTCCCGCAGCTCATCACGTGCGGGCTGCTCATGCCGCGCGGCCAGATGCCGCAGGTGCTCGAGTGGCTCTCCCGGGCGTTCCCGCTCACCTACGCCGTCGAGGCCATGCAGGACCTCGCCGCCGGGGGAGAGTGGGTCGACGTGCGCGGCGCCGTGGGCGTGATCGTCGCGTTCATCGTGGGTGCGGTCGTGCTCGGCGTCGCGACGCTCCGCCGTCGCACCCCCTGA